One Algibacter sp. L3A6 genomic region harbors:
- a CDS encoding SusD/RagB family nutrient-binding outer membrane lipoprotein — translation MRKFNIKTIILSLFVASLFGCSDDYFDVNTPSNTASLDELGMKDLMAPVIHSTMEGQRSAELSFGNYTQYFVSTGGGAAGETSVSGLWSQVYLYILPNLKVIKEKSVENNAPHIGAISDILIAINLGIATDSWDDIPYSKATEGPDSNFPAFDTQEEIYTEIFDLLDGAITALQGADNSGFTLGASDLIYGGNTDFWLRAAYTIKARYQLHLVGKAGITANDVLTTISNGFTSNDDNFEMFYSDTNINPWYSEEILSRLTGNLSKDIASQIVSSMNGDYYPFTGTLEIDPRLPLFAEIDDTETEYKGYVSGGAGVSPDGTDANTGFATDGYYTSIDSPLLLISYAEAMFIKAEAAFLVGGGTTTSVGADATAYAAYIEGVAASFEMFDVDGADYLADGAIAVGEAGLALHHIMKEKYINNFLNPETFVDFRRYDFSEDVFTGLTIRSEEDSEDSDYFGEWFRRANYPTTELNRNEDNVLANQETPVTPVWWDE, via the coding sequence ATGAGAAAATTTAATATAAAAACTATAATATTATCACTTTTTGTAGCCTCGTTGTTTGGGTGTAGTGATGATTATTTTGATGTAAATACACCATCTAACACAGCATCTTTAGATGAGTTAGGTATGAAGGATTTAATGGCGCCCGTTATCCATAGCACCATGGAGGGGCAACGTTCTGCAGAATTGTCTTTTGGTAATTATACGCAGTACTTTGTATCTACAGGTGGTGGTGCAGCAGGAGAAACTTCTGTAAGTGGGTTATGGTCTCAGGTTTACCTTTATATTTTACCTAATTTAAAGGTTATTAAAGAAAAATCTGTCGAAAACAATGCACCTCATATTGGTGCTATTTCCGATATTTTAATTGCTATTAATTTAGGTATTGCTACAGATAGTTGGGATGATATTCCTTATTCTAAAGCCACAGAAGGTCCAGATTCAAACTTTCCTGCTTTCGATACGCAAGAAGAGATATACACAGAAATTTTTGATTTATTGGATGGAGCTATAACAGCGCTGCAAGGAGCTGATAATTCTGGTTTTACCTTAGGGGCTTCTGATTTAATCTATGGTGGTAATACCGATTTTTGGTTAAGAGCGGCTTACACAATTAAAGCGCGTTACCAATTACACTTAGTCGGTAAAGCAGGCATAACAGCTAACGATGTACTAACAACTATTTCAAATGGATTTACATCTAACGATGATAATTTTGAGATGTTCTACAGTGATACAAACATAAACCCATGGTATTCAGAAGAAATTTTATCTCGATTAACAGGGAATTTAAGCAAAGATATTGCTAGTCAAATTGTAAGCTCAATGAATGGAGATTATTACCCATTTACTGGTACGTTAGAAATAGACCCAAGATTGCCGCTTTTTGCAGAAATAGACGATACCGAAACCGAGTATAAAGGTTATGTTAGTGGAGGCGCAGGAGTTTCTCCAGACGGAACCGATGCAAATACTGGTTTTGCAACCGATGGCTATTATACAAGTATAGATTCTCCTTTACTTTTAATAAGTTATGCAGAAGCTATGTTTATTAAAGCAGAAGCTGCGTTTTTAGTTGGTGGAGGGACAACAACAAGTGTTGGTGCAGACGCCACAGCTTATGCAGCTTATATTGAAGGTGTTGCTGCTAGTTTTGAGATGTTTGATGTTGATGGTGCTGATTATTTAGCCGATGGAGCAATAGCTGTTGGAGAAGCGGGTTTAGCATTACACCATATTATGAAAGAGAAATACATTAATAATTTTTTAAACCCAGAAACATTTGTTGATTTTAGAAGGTATGATTTCTCAGAAGATGTGTTTACTGGTTTAACAATTAGATCTGAAGAAGATAGTGAAGATAGTGACTATTTTGGGGAATGGTTTCGAAGAGCTAATTATCCAACAACTGAATTAAATAGAAATGAAGATAATGTATTAGCGAATCAAGAAACTCCTGTTACACCTGTTTGGTGGGATGAATAG